The DNA window TCACCTTGCCTTTGAGTGTCCCAATCGTGAACGTTTCGCCGGGTGCGAGTCGCATTTGGCGATTCTTAGGGCGGTTGTTCAACCAAGCTCGCGGCTCGCCACCCACGGTGACGGTACCAGTGAGATAGGTGTACTTCGCTTCATCGAACGACGGTGGACGCTCCCGGGGCGGTTCGACTGGGGCAGGTTCCTTGACGTTGATCACCAGTTCCTGAGTTGTCGACTTCGCAGGGGTTCGATTATCGCGTGCTTCGATGGTGACCTTATATTCACCCAGTTCCGCCGGCGTCCAATTCAACGAACCACTTTCACTAAGTTCGAGCCCTTCAGGAAATTCCTTACCCAGGTAGAAACTGACTTTGTCGTCCTTGTCCGGATCGCTAGCACTCACGCGATACTTAAACGAATTGCCTCGCTCGGCTTCGACCTGAGTTTTCGACGTAAATAGCGGCGGCTTGTTCGCTGGCGAGAAGAGATTGCGAGTGGTGATCTTGTCGATGTAGTCCTTCACGTTACCGTGAGTCAGCTGATTGAGACGAACGTCGTCCGGGTTAGGAACTTCAGCGGCTCCATCCACGCTGAGCACGGCGACATCCATCGAGATGTCGAGCTTGTCGCTCGTCTTTGACGGATGAATTGACAGCTTGGTGAACTTGTGCAGCACGTTGAACGAGTAGAACTCGTAAGTGAACTGAACCAATTCTTCCAAGGTTGCTTTGCCTGAGAGGTTGAAGCTGTGCTGACCATGATTGCCAGCCCGGCGGAAGTTGTTCGGTTTGACACTCACGTTGCTGAAACCGTTCGCCTCAAGCGTGTCACGCAAGCGATCTTGGTAGAAAGCTTGACTCGCACGAACACTTTCCGGCAAGGCATGCTTCTGGTAGGTATCCAAACGCTGTAGCGCTTGATTTGCCTTCGCCTCGCTGAATTCCTCTTCTTTGAGGGCTTTCGCAAGCGCGTCGATTTGGCGATCTCGGTGCTTGATCGCGCTGAAGTACTGATTCATGAAGTAGTAGCCACCAACGCCCAACACCAGGACGCCAACCAGGATGGCTAGAAATCGTTCGCGTTGGCTCATGACTGGTCCTGCTGATTGCTGATGTTCGTGTCGGCCGTGTCAGTAGCCGGCGAAGGATTTTCTTCTGGGGCGATTTGGTTTGCTTCTTCGGTGCTGACTGCCTCGGTCTCTCCTT is part of the Blastopirellula marina genome and encodes:
- a CDS encoding putative Ig domain-containing protein, whose protein sequence is MSQRERFLAILVGVLVLGVGGYYFMNQYFSAIKHRDRQIDALAKALKEEEFSEAKANQALQRLDTYQKHALPESVRASQAFYQDRLRDTLEANGFSNVSVKPNNFRRAGNHGQHSFNLSGKATLEELVQFTYEFYSFNVLHKFTKLSIHPSKTSDKLDISMDVAVLSVDGAAEVPNPDDVRLNQLTHGNVKDYIDKITTRNLFSPANKPPLFTSKTQVEAERGNSFKYRVSASDPDKDDKVSFYLGKEFPEGLELSESGSLNWTPAELGEYKVTIEARDNRTPAKSTTQELVINVKEPAPVEPPRERPPSFDEAKYTYLTGTVTVGGEPRAWLNNRPKNRQMRLAPGETFTIGTLKGKVIDVRDREVVIEIEGDLRLLSIGQPVADALPMGPS